The following proteins come from a genomic window of Neptunomonas concharum:
- a CDS encoding TonB-dependent receptor — MFMPFPLRQSTVVVSALLLQAFPALAQDLVVKDSVTVTATREARASADVPESIAVIGGERLEQEKMFNVSDALKGTPGVLIQSNNGAYDARLIIRGAGLKANYGIREIMVLRDGVPVTDPDSFTRLDFIDTQDIEQIEITKGPGNIYATGSAGGAIQILSKSVFDEQQDQIRLGLGEQDTRNLHLRKSGFSESGNALALTYSHRETENNWRHWNEFQSDQLGVKGGLLLSDESELELELSLTKADVQLPGGMTETQFEQFKETGKQEGNNSAFKHSGRYSEIIFANSRYTRALTDNTDFIQRLYINHWSHYHPVTGAINDTPDVTIFGTDLEIRHQHTLLGNDSLVAGITVRQDRDDGSKKYAYRDYLSSSSGRMLATLSDEKGDWLETQDTTNTVIGMFFQESLKPTERWLVDAGFRLDHISIKQETLSSDTAYNYGAGRYVTIPGSGGYSELDKSFTLFSPRLGVSYRLNPQFSLFGNIAQGEQVPFSSELESNHDLKSATNRSVEFGVKGRAENWQMDMSIYFTKVDDEIIAILEDGRTIYQNAGSTDKKGLELQGQYQLFNNQIGSLWLGASYAYSDYQYDAFQETVRVAGGPTSFDRTGNQLPYVPNHQFGLSASYQHPSGIKARLQADTWGEYYLDNANTEKYGGYDMVTSLNLGYSQGPHAVSLNVQNLFDQRYAVEVKKDTSGKKSYTSGSPRTAMLSYRYQF, encoded by the coding sequence ATGTTCATGCCTTTTCCCCTTCGCCAGAGCACGGTTGTTGTCAGTGCTTTATTGTTACAGGCTTTTCCTGCATTAGCGCAAGATCTGGTGGTTAAAGATAGCGTTACAGTCACGGCTACTCGAGAAGCGAGAGCTTCAGCAGATGTGCCGGAAAGTATTGCCGTGATCGGCGGTGAACGTCTTGAGCAGGAGAAGATGTTCAATGTCTCTGATGCGCTAAAGGGGACGCCCGGCGTGCTTATCCAATCCAACAACGGTGCCTATGATGCTCGGCTTATTATCCGGGGTGCGGGTTTAAAGGCGAATTACGGTATTCGTGAGATCATGGTGTTACGTGATGGCGTACCGGTCACCGACCCTGATAGTTTCACTCGCCTGGACTTTATTGATACGCAGGATATCGAGCAAATAGAGATTACTAAAGGTCCGGGCAATATTTATGCGACAGGTTCTGCAGGGGGGGCGATTCAGATTCTTTCCAAATCCGTATTCGATGAACAACAGGATCAGATACGTCTAGGTCTGGGGGAGCAGGATACGCGCAATCTTCACTTAAGAAAAAGTGGATTCTCTGAGTCGGGTAATGCGTTAGCGCTAACCTACTCTCATCGGGAAACAGAAAATAACTGGCGTCATTGGAATGAGTTCCAATCCGACCAGCTTGGTGTAAAAGGTGGTTTGTTACTCTCGGATGAAAGTGAGCTTGAGTTAGAGCTGAGTCTGACTAAAGCGGATGTACAGCTGCCAGGTGGGATGACCGAAACTCAGTTTGAGCAGTTTAAAGAGACAGGAAAGCAAGAAGGTAACAACTCTGCATTTAAGCATAGCGGCCGTTATTCCGAGATAATCTTTGCTAACAGCCGCTATACCCGAGCATTAACGGATAACACCGATTTTATTCAACGGCTCTATATCAACCATTGGTCTCATTATCATCCAGTCACCGGTGCAATAAACGATACGCCAGATGTAACTATTTTTGGTACAGACTTAGAGATTCGCCATCAACACACGCTTCTGGGTAATGACAGTTTAGTAGCTGGGATCACTGTTCGGCAAGATCGGGATGATGGATCAAAAAAGTATGCCTACCGCGATTATCTGTCTAGCTCAAGTGGTCGTATGTTAGCAACGTTATCTGATGAAAAAGGTGATTGGTTAGAGACCCAAGATACGACGAACACTGTTATTGGGATGTTTTTTCAGGAAAGTTTGAAACCCACCGAGCGTTGGTTAGTGGACGCTGGTTTTCGTTTGGATCATATCAGTATTAAGCAAGAGACGCTAAGTAGCGATACGGCTTATAACTATGGCGCGGGGCGTTATGTCACTATCCCCGGTAGTGGCGGTTATAGCGAGCTTGATAAGTCCTTTACACTGTTTTCTCCGCGATTGGGTGTGAGCTATCGTCTGAACCCTCAGTTTTCGTTGTTTGGGAATATCGCGCAGGGTGAACAAGTACCCTTCTCCAGCGAACTTGAATCCAATCATGATTTGAAAAGTGCGACCAATCGCAGCGTCGAGTTCGGTGTAAAAGGGCGTGCTGAAAACTGGCAGATGGACATGTCTATCTATTTTACAAAAGTAGATGATGAAATTATCGCGATTTTGGAAGATGGGAGAACCATTTATCAAAATGCCGGTAGTACGGATAAAAAAGGGCTGGAGCTACAAGGGCAGTATCAACTCTTTAATAACCAAATAGGCAGTTTGTGGCTGGGTGCAAGCTATGCCTATAGCGACTATCAATATGATGCGTTCCAAGAGACTGTAAGGGTAGCGGGGGGCCCAACAAGTTTTGATCGTACGGGTAATCAATTACCTTATGTTCCTAATCACCAGTTTGGTCTATCCGCTAGCTATCAGCATCCAAGTGGTATTAAAGCGCGTTTGCAAGCCGATACGTGGGGTGAATATTATCTGGATAATGCTAATACAGAAAAGTATGGGGGCTACGATATGGTGACCAGTTTGAATTTGGGCTATAGCCAAGGCCCACATGCTGTCTCCTTAAATGTTCAAAACTTATTTGATCAACGCTATGCTGTCGAGGTGAAAAAGGATACCAGCGGTAAGAAGTCTTATACGTCTGGCTCCCCAAGAACGGCTATGCTAAGTTATCGCTATCAGTTTTAA
- a CDS encoding lipid A deacylase LpxR family protein — MHNKVSIALLSLIGLSSQASYAAPWTHNLYFENDLFADTDQSYTNGIRLSWVSPDLDNYLYDPNIPEVFRDINRWFVPLYPVKEKVTDNVQRNLVFTIGQQMYTPEDRERVTIDPDDRPYAGWLYAGFGYHAKTANKLNSVELNLGVVGPASLAKEAQDLVHRTRGIERFDGWHNQLENEPGIQIVYEHKNRIQKDRFYSNTEYDVITHFGGSLGNVATYINSGAEVRFGFNLPDDFGTSALRPGGDNSAPGNKLYNQKRGWGAHAFMSIDGRWVIHNIFLDGNSYQDSHAVQKKPFVADAAIGIAAVYDNWKVSFAHVYRTKEFETQDDPQRYGSLSISYIY, encoded by the coding sequence ATGCACAATAAGGTATCAATAGCACTTCTATCTTTGATCGGCTTATCTTCCCAAGCATCTTACGCAGCCCCTTGGACACATAATCTCTACTTTGAAAATGATCTATTCGCCGATACCGATCAAAGTTACACAAACGGTATTCGGTTGTCATGGGTATCACCTGACTTAGACAACTACCTTTATGACCCTAACATTCCCGAGGTTTTTCGGGACATTAATCGTTGGTTTGTCCCTCTCTACCCCGTGAAAGAAAAAGTGACTGATAACGTACAACGTAATTTAGTGTTCACGATTGGCCAGCAGATGTACACACCCGAAGATCGCGAACGAGTCACTATCGATCCCGACGACCGTCCTTATGCGGGGTGGCTTTATGCAGGATTCGGCTATCATGCAAAAACAGCCAACAAACTAAACTCTGTCGAGCTGAACCTCGGTGTCGTAGGCCCTGCCTCTCTTGCTAAAGAAGCACAAGATCTAGTGCATAGAACGCGCGGCATAGAACGCTTTGATGGCTGGCATAACCAACTTGAAAATGAACCGGGAATACAGATCGTCTATGAGCATAAAAACCGAATTCAGAAAGACAGGTTCTATAGCAATACCGAATATGATGTCATCACCCATTTTGGCGGCAGCCTTGGCAATGTAGCCACCTATATTAATAGCGGTGCGGAAGTCCGTTTCGGGTTTAACTTACCCGATGATTTCGGTACCTCTGCATTACGTCCCGGTGGTGATAACAGCGCCCCTGGTAACAAGCTGTATAACCAAAAACGAGGTTGGGGTGCCCATGCATTTATGTCTATCGACGGCCGCTGGGTGATTCATAACATATTTCTAGATGGTAACTCCTATCAGGACAGTCACGCCGTCCAGAAAAAACCTTTTGTTGCTGATGCTGCTATCGGAATAGCAGCCGTATATGACAATTGGAAGGTTTCGTTTGCTCACGTATACCGTACAAAAGAGTTTGAAACGCAAGATGATCCTCAGCGTTATGGTTCCCTCAGTATCTCTTATATTTATTGA
- a CDS encoding YdbH domain-containing protein gives MKKWLATSLVLLIILPVLAYTSLPGIAKYVVEQWLLEQGFQKPVFTVEYPSPKALLISELRVEKITDNRVSKLSAGPISINYDPWDLLLKGELSRIEIPLAELDIEMTGAQSAPPEEDTALSGFDLIQLLPEQWLDFAPSKELVIGQLSIHWHGPEQADFRFTGNVYLTQEQLLTRVMTTIDDKAIARTDLILDDLNRMQFNIIDDANTTTLTSVGQFQTKDGRIQFSLLHDINLKDTLEIAKRLPLGFEIPLSITQGHYNGTSHISFPDQIRDSLNRWLLSLDIDQDYSLEAQVQLPFKEAKTTSLMLSGNTRFNLASGLNIELSKQSHVSLNQLHYDNWRLGKLTLHLPDGLQANIDQSSNAKPFKLIVEPENLSHPDHQITLQPATFSIDEIDLQKLHATIDIQLPSVKAKVAGNQLPPVTLQGKSYVRWPKVDTALAVSALDLPLHTAISIAANFDKQIIDAQWRLKEFPLATDLSLLAPYLPVKEIPENFSIQRGNYTHNGRFQWFSGRLDGTINHAITELDINYEQVQLLNTELRSTTYLRGDRIDDKGTLRIKTLAVGLPLENIQIDYRLNKIGSPHTIADVSTLSAQLLGGTLAAEPFYTVLSDPNLSTNITLRELSLNALLQLERQPGLSGEGILDVNLPLRLNHQGFRITAGALKSRGPGMIRYQPDGNVKALAKNNTGLSLALDALSNFRYRVLNAEVNYAPNGALLLKTQLSGENPDWNNGQAVNFSVNIQENVLKLLKTLQFADNLTESIEKRYRKP, from the coding sequence GTGAAAAAGTGGCTCGCTACCTCTCTTGTCCTGCTCATTATTTTACCCGTACTGGCTTATACCTCCTTACCCGGTATTGCAAAATATGTGGTAGAGCAATGGCTCTTAGAACAAGGGTTCCAAAAACCCGTGTTTACCGTGGAGTATCCGAGCCCTAAAGCTCTGTTAATTTCAGAACTACGTGTTGAAAAAATTACAGATAATCGTGTTTCGAAACTATCAGCTGGGCCCATCTCGATTAACTACGATCCCTGGGACCTGCTGCTTAAAGGCGAACTGAGCCGTATTGAAATCCCTCTTGCAGAACTTGATATCGAAATGACGGGGGCTCAATCAGCACCCCCTGAAGAAGATACAGCACTCTCTGGTTTTGACCTCATTCAATTGCTACCCGAACAATGGCTTGATTTTGCCCCTTCCAAGGAGCTAGTGATTGGACAACTTAGTATCCATTGGCACGGGCCTGAGCAAGCAGATTTTCGATTTACAGGTAATGTCTATTTAACACAGGAACAGCTACTTACCCGCGTAATGACCACCATTGATGATAAAGCAATTGCACGGACTGACTTGATTCTGGATGATTTGAATCGCATGCAATTCAATATCATTGACGATGCCAATACCACGACACTGACCTCCGTCGGCCAATTTCAAACCAAGGATGGGAGAATTCAGTTTTCATTGTTACACGATATAAATCTTAAGGACACACTGGAGATTGCCAAACGCCTGCCCTTAGGTTTTGAAATACCCCTTAGCATCACACAAGGGCACTACAACGGCACCTCTCATATATCTTTTCCTGACCAAATACGCGATAGCCTTAACCGATGGCTACTCAGTTTAGATATTGATCAAGATTATAGTCTAGAAGCTCAAGTCCAACTCCCGTTTAAGGAAGCAAAGACCACATCACTGATGCTATCGGGTAATACACGCTTTAACCTTGCCTCAGGCTTAAACATCGAACTGAGCAAGCAAAGTCACGTAAGCCTCAACCAGCTACACTACGATAACTGGCGTCTTGGCAAACTGACACTGCACTTGCCAGATGGGTTACAAGCGAATATTGATCAATCTTCAAATGCCAAGCCATTTAAACTGATCGTAGAGCCAGAGAATCTATCCCATCCCGACCACCAGATTACACTGCAACCGGCTACCTTCTCAATCGACGAGATTGACCTACAAAAACTACATGCAACTATTGATATACAGTTACCAAGTGTCAAAGCCAAGGTCGCGGGTAACCAACTTCCTCCGGTCACTCTTCAAGGGAAAAGTTACGTTCGCTGGCCTAAAGTCGATACAGCGCTAGCAGTCTCAGCGCTCGACCTACCCTTACATACCGCCATCAGTATTGCTGCTAATTTTGACAAGCAAATTATTGACGCCCAGTGGCGCTTGAAAGAGTTCCCATTGGCAACCGATTTAAGTTTGCTAGCACCTTATCTGCCTGTCAAAGAGATACCTGAAAACTTCTCTATTCAAAGAGGAAACTATACTCATAACGGCCGCTTCCAATGGTTCAGTGGTCGATTAGACGGCACGATCAATCACGCGATTACCGAGCTGGATATTAACTATGAACAGGTACAACTCCTTAATACTGAGTTGAGGAGTACTACCTACTTACGCGGCGATCGCATTGATGATAAAGGAACACTTCGCATTAAAACGCTAGCGGTAGGACTACCTCTGGAAAATATTCAGATCGATTATCGGCTCAATAAGATTGGTTCACCTCACACCATAGCGGATGTCTCTACCCTTTCAGCACAGCTGCTTGGGGGCACACTCGCCGCAGAGCCATTTTACACCGTTTTATCAGATCCTAATTTAAGTACAAATATTACTTTACGTGAACTTTCTTTAAATGCGCTGCTCCAATTGGAAAGGCAGCCCGGTTTATCCGGAGAAGGTATTCTTGATGTTAATCTCCCCCTTCGATTAAACCATCAAGGCTTTCGGATAACCGCAGGCGCCTTAAAAAGTCGCGGGCCTGGAATGATTAGATACCAGCCTGACGGTAACGTTAAAGCCTTAGCAAAAAATAACACTGGTTTAAGTCTTGCTTTAGATGCACTATCCAATTTTCGTTATCGGGTGCTTAATGCTGAGGTAAATTATGCTCCCAATGGCGCACTTTTACTTAAAACACAACTCTCAGGTGAAAACCCTGATTGGAACAATGGACAAGCTGTGAACTTCTCAGTCAACATTCAGGAAAATGTCCTTAAACTTCTGAAAACATTGCAATTTGCAGATAATTTGACGGAAAGCATAGAGAAGCGTTACCGTAAGCCCTAA
- a CDS encoding O-methyltransferase — MEYLVNEAIEDYAFLNTSEEPPLLQELIDGTNENMGWPQKLSGRLVGRTLKMLSAIHQPERALEIGMFTGYSALSIAEGMPETGKLICCETNPRAIDYAQTFFDRSEHGHKIEVIFGRALDTLETLAEQLDGPLDFTFIDADKRNYLNYYLKVKELTRPGGLIILDNVLWSGKVLQPESDIDDALVETNRLIAADPNMENVFLTVRDGLNVVRKLR; from the coding sequence ATGGAGTATCTGGTTAACGAAGCTATTGAAGACTACGCCTTCCTGAATACAAGTGAAGAGCCCCCTCTGCTTCAAGAGCTGATCGACGGCACCAACGAAAACATGGGCTGGCCGCAAAAACTATCAGGACGCCTCGTTGGCCGTACGCTAAAAATGCTAAGTGCGATTCACCAACCAGAACGCGCTCTGGAGATAGGCATGTTTACCGGCTACTCTGCTTTATCCATTGCGGAAGGGATGCCCGAAACAGGCAAGCTTATTTGCTGCGAGACCAACCCACGTGCTATTGATTATGCACAAACATTTTTTGATCGTAGCGAGCATGGCCACAAAATTGAGGTTATTTTCGGGCGCGCCTTAGACACACTTGAAACCTTAGCAGAGCAACTGGATGGCCCTCTGGACTTTACGTTTATTGACGCTGATAAGCGTAACTACCTCAATTACTATTTGAAGGTTAAAGAACTAACCCGCCCCGGAGGTTTAATCATTCTCGATAATGTACTCTGGTCTGGAAAAGTGCTGCAACCGGAATCCGATATTGATGATGCACTGGTCGAAACCAACCGCTTGATTGCAGCCGACCCTAATATGGAAAACGTTTTTTTAACCGTGCGCGATGGCTTGAACGTTGTCAGGAAGCTACGCTGA
- a CDS encoding YdbL family protein, protein MYKYITVPLSRFALLCLLLSPSAWALSLDEAKAGGLVGETPSGYLASVSPSANTETAKLIATINQKRKAAYAQAAQKAGVQIEVIEARVGQKLFEKADKGNYLRHTDGHWYQK, encoded by the coding sequence ATGTATAAATATATAACGGTTCCTCTATCTCGCTTCGCCTTACTTTGTTTGCTGTTATCACCCTCAGCTTGGGCACTGTCGTTGGACGAAGCTAAAGCTGGCGGATTGGTAGGAGAAACGCCTTCAGGTTATTTAGCGAGCGTCAGCCCATCCGCCAATACCGAAACAGCCAAGTTAATTGCCACTATTAATCAAAAACGTAAAGCCGCTTATGCCCAAGCAGCACAAAAAGCCGGTGTCCAAATCGAGGTTATCGAAGCACGGGTTGGGCAGAAGCTCTTTGAAAAAGCTGATAAAGGCAATTATCTACGACACACTGACGGCCATTGGTATCAAAAATAA
- a CDS encoding DNA recombination protein RmuC: MFETLINRWDTATAVIVFLAVATPLIVMFLVMRAGWVRLAQDREQQLHESQLKTVQFTERLAVMAKLERMVEDLEYERSDLREQLAIRQAQVAELDARLQADRKASDEKLQLLTDARDQLRQEFQNLANQIFDEKSRRFSESSRKEMGMMLTPLKDQLGEFKRRVEDVYDREAKDRRALHAEISQLKQLNQQMSQDAINLTQALKGESKTQGNWGEIILERVLEESGLRKGHEYEVQVSLREQEQRYQPDVIVHLPDGKDIIVDSKVSLTAYEAYCSTELASERQQHLRAHTLSLRNHIRGLGDKAYQKLEGVRSLDFVLMFVPVEGAFLLALEHDPQLFRFGFERNIMLVSPATLLVTLRTIQNIWRYEHQSQNAQEIARRGAELYDKFVGFVESLDDVGKHLTRAQQSYDIAYNRMSTGRGNLVQQAVELNNLGVSGKKELPRKLTEGAVSAATKSRM; the protein is encoded by the coding sequence TTGTTTGAGACGCTAATCAATCGGTGGGATACAGCGACGGCAGTCATCGTGTTCTTAGCTGTTGCTACACCTTTGATTGTCATGTTCTTGGTTATGCGTGCAGGTTGGGTGCGTCTTGCACAAGACCGAGAGCAGCAGTTGCACGAAAGCCAACTAAAAACGGTTCAGTTTACTGAACGTTTGGCGGTGATGGCTAAACTTGAGCGCATGGTTGAGGATCTGGAGTATGAGCGTAGCGATCTTCGTGAGCAGTTAGCGATTCGACAGGCGCAAGTCGCCGAGTTGGATGCCCGTTTGCAAGCCGATAGAAAAGCTAGTGATGAGAAACTTCAACTGTTAACGGATGCGAGAGACCAGTTACGTCAGGAGTTCCAAAATCTTGCGAACCAAATCTTTGATGAAAAATCCAGACGCTTTTCAGAGTCCAGTCGAAAAGAGATGGGGATGATGCTGACCCCATTAAAGGATCAGTTAGGTGAGTTTAAACGCCGGGTTGAAGATGTGTACGATCGCGAAGCAAAAGATCGCCGCGCCTTACATGCAGAGATCAGCCAGCTCAAACAGCTCAACCAGCAGATGAGTCAGGATGCGATTAACCTGACCCAGGCGTTAAAAGGTGAAAGTAAAACTCAGGGTAACTGGGGCGAAATTATTCTAGAGCGGGTACTAGAAGAGTCAGGCCTACGCAAAGGTCATGAGTATGAGGTGCAGGTATCCCTTCGTGAACAAGAGCAGCGTTATCAACCCGATGTCATTGTTCACTTACCTGATGGTAAGGATATCATTGTGGACTCAAAAGTATCCCTGACCGCTTATGAAGCTTATTGCAGTACTGAATTGGCGTCTGAACGCCAACAGCACTTACGTGCCCATACGCTCTCCTTACGAAACCATATACGAGGTCTAGGCGATAAAGCCTATCAAAAGCTTGAGGGCGTTCGGTCTCTGGATTTTGTCTTAATGTTCGTACCGGTAGAGGGGGCTTTTCTTCTGGCACTAGAGCATGATCCACAACTATTCCGATTTGGGTTTGAGCGCAACATTATGTTGGTTAGCCCAGCAACGTTGCTGGTGACGCTTCGCACGATTCAAAACATCTGGCGTTATGAGCACCAAAGCCAGAATGCTCAGGAGATTGCCCGCCGTGGTGCAGAACTCTATGACAAATTTGTTGGGTTTGTTGAATCATTAGATGATGTCGGTAAACACCTGACCAGAGCACAGCAGTCGTATGATATTGCTTATAATCGCATGAGTACTGGGCGAGGCAACTTGGTACAGCAAGCGGTTGAACTTAATAACCTAGGAGTAAGCGGTAAAAAAGAGCTACCCCGAAAACTCACAGAAGGTGCTGTTTCAGCTGCGACAAAATCGCGCATGTGA
- a CDS encoding tellurite resistance TerB family protein, giving the protein MDTRSLLDQFLKAGTDMLQGTSTSQSSSQQSGGIGDLLSKNSGGLVAGGVLGLLLGSKKGRKLGGQALKYGSLAALGAVAYKAYNNWQAQQASSGTPASASQASVPLSELPAPAVEQHSRAVLCAMIGAAKADGHIDDKERSLIDEGIAKMTDDPQLLTWLEQELHKPLDPADVALHARSPEMAAEMYLASVLVIDEESYMEKAYLEELARQLSIEPALKAELERQAALG; this is encoded by the coding sequence ATGGATACACGCAGCTTACTGGATCAGTTTCTTAAAGCGGGAACCGATATGCTTCAGGGAACATCAACAAGTCAGTCATCCTCTCAGCAAAGTGGAGGTATTGGTGATTTGTTATCAAAGAATAGCGGAGGTTTAGTGGCTGGTGGTGTGTTGGGCTTACTATTAGGCAGTAAAAAAGGGCGTAAACTTGGTGGCCAAGCACTTAAATACGGCAGCTTGGCGGCATTGGGGGCCGTTGCCTATAAAGCTTACAATAACTGGCAAGCGCAGCAGGCATCGTCTGGAACACCTGCTTCGGCCTCTCAAGCATCTGTTCCCTTAAGTGAATTACCTGCGCCAGCAGTGGAACAGCACAGTCGAGCAGTCCTCTGTGCCATGATCGGTGCAGCAAAAGCTGATGGGCACATTGATGACAAGGAGCGTTCACTGATTGATGAAGGTATAGCAAAAATGACAGATGACCCTCAATTACTAACATGGCTAGAACAGGAGTTGCATAAGCCTCTGGATCCTGCCGACGTAGCGCTTCATGCACGTTCTCCGGAGATGGCTGCAGAAATGTATCTTGCCAGTGTGTTAGTCATTGATGAAGAAAGCTATATGGAAAAGGCTTATCTTGAAGAGCTGGCTCGGCAACTGTCCATTGAGCCAGCACTGAAAGCGGAATTAGAACGCCAAGCTGCCTTGGGGTAG
- a CDS encoding YnbE family lipoprotein, whose product MSQKHLWLTGLLLSGSLLMGCSPKVQVAVPNEPITINLNVKIEHEILVKVDREIDDLLNDKSDLF is encoded by the coding sequence ATGTCACAAAAACACCTATGGCTGACCGGGCTACTGCTAAGTGGCTCGTTGTTAATGGGATGCTCCCCAAAGGTTCAGGTTGCTGTACCTAATGAGCCTATAACCATCAATCTCAATGTCAAAATCGAGCATGAGATATTAGTCAAGGTTGATCGGGAAATTGACGACCTTCTTAATGATAAGAGTGATCTTTTTTAA
- a CDS encoding disulfide bond formation protein B: protein MKRHIDDALFSYRRLNLLGLFIAGVSLGYATIVLDQQLSAIDCTLCQIVRLCLLSISGIFLIAFILNPWIFGQRLLAFLSLIIAGIGLATAGRYVWLTAQKAPPLLCDTGLQEWLLNSPYLQDIEQFIVGKHDCLPDSMALVGIPVERIALLVFILLFFITWRLLIRRPITRAFF from the coding sequence GTGAAACGACATATAGATGATGCGCTGTTTTCCTACCGAAGGCTAAATTTGCTGGGCCTGTTCATTGCAGGAGTATCTCTAGGTTACGCGACTATAGTACTTGACCAGCAACTTTCAGCGATTGATTGCACCCTATGCCAAATCGTGCGCTTATGCCTTTTATCTATCAGCGGGATATTTTTGATCGCCTTCATACTAAACCCTTGGATTTTCGGGCAACGTCTTCTCGCCTTTTTGAGCTTAATAATCGCAGGTATCGGTTTAGCCACAGCTGGGCGTTATGTTTGGTTAACCGCCCAAAAAGCACCGCCTCTGCTGTGTGATACAGGCTTACAGGAATGGCTGCTGAACTCACCTTATTTGCAGGATATTGAACAATTTATTGTGGGCAAGCATGACTGCCTGCCTGACAGCATGGCACTTGTCGGCATACCGGTTGAACGGATAGCTCTTCTTGTCTTTATATTGTTATTTTTTATTACGTGGCGCCTATTAATACGACGCCCCATCACGCGAGCGTTTTTTTAG